A window from Planctomycetota bacterium encodes these proteins:
- a CDS encoding type II toxin-antitoxin system VapC family toxin, whose translation MKGLDTNLLVRYIVKDAPRQAAVAVREIEAVRSRSESLLIQPVALCELVWVLRAAYGLSRGEIAPLLEQMLITVQFEIADNDTVRQALNDYRVGPGDFADYYLGRANAAAGAETTLTFHAALRSNPRFTLLRA comes from the coding sequence ATGAAGGGGCTCGACACCAACCTCCTCGTGCGCTACATCGTGAAGGACGCCCCCCGACAAGCTGCCGTCGCCGTCCGCGAGATCGAGGCCGTGCGCAGCCGGAGCGAGAGCCTTCTCATCCAGCCGGTTGCCCTGTGTGAACTCGTCTGGGTCCTCAGGGCCGCGTATGGTTTGTCCAGAGGCGAGATCGCGCCTCTGCTGGAGCAGATGCTCATCACGGTTCAGTTCGAGATCGCCGACAATGACACGGTTCGACAGGCTCTCAACGACTACCGGGTCGGCCCCGGCGACTTCGCCGACTACTACCTCGGCCGCGCGAACGCCGCTGCGGGCGCCGAGACCACCCTGACTTTCCATGCCGCTCTCCGTAGCAACCCCCGCTTCACCCTCCTGCGCGCCTGA
- a CDS encoding AbrB/MazE/SpoVT family DNA-binding domain-containing protein encodes MAAARLSTKGQLVIPKVIRDRLGVHPGDRVDFVVQDNGDIVIRPATVDVRELEGMLYRPGRRPVSIEEMNEAIRTMGGRLKR; translated from the coding sequence ATGGCCGCAGCCAGGCTATCCACCAAAGGGCAGCTCGTCATCCCCAAGGTGATCCGCGACCGCCTCGGGGTTCATCCCGGCGACAGGGTGGACTTTGTAGTTCAGGACAACGGTGATATCGTGATCCGCCCCGCTACAGTAGATGTCCGGGAACTCGAAGGCATGCTCTATCGCCCCGGCAGGCGGCCCGTGTCCATCGAGGAGATGAACGAAGCGATCCGCACGATGGGTGGGAGACTCAAGAGATGA